The following coding sequences lie in one Deltaproteobacteria bacterium genomic window:
- a CDS encoding dienelactone hydrolase family protein, whose protein sequence is MSGEPVSQVVSIPVGGGRQVSAELTVPANPRAVVLFAHGSGSSRRSPRNKHIAKRLEEAGLATVLVDLLAPGEDRPGAGEVWLRSDVPYLAERLITVLRWVERHSQLGRLPIGLFGSHTGAAAALMAAALRPEGIAAVVCRGGRPELAGEALTDVLAPTLFVVGENDAPIVQQNREAQPRLSCPTRLEIVPGASHLFDEPGALDRVAELARVWFARNLAGEAQESAPTQPGA, encoded by the coding sequence ATGTCCGGCGAGCCCGTGAGCCAGGTGGTCTCGATCCCCGTCGGCGGCGGCCGCCAGGTGAGCGCGGAGCTCACCGTGCCCGCCAACCCGCGCGCGGTGGTACTCTTCGCGCACGGCTCGGGCTCGAGTCGCAGGAGTCCGCGCAACAAGCACATCGCCAAGCGGCTGGAGGAGGCAGGCCTGGCAACGGTGCTCGTGGATCTGCTCGCGCCCGGCGAGGATCGGCCCGGCGCGGGCGAGGTCTGGCTGCGCTCGGACGTGCCCTACCTCGCCGAGCGGCTCATCACCGTGCTGCGCTGGGTGGAGCGGCACTCGCAGCTCGGCCGGCTGCCGATCGGGCTGTTCGGCTCGCACACCGGCGCGGCGGCGGCGCTGATGGCCGCTGCCCTTCGTCCCGAAGGGATCGCGGCGGTGGTCTGTCGCGGCGGACGGCCCGAGCTGGCAGGCGAGGCGCTGACCGACGTCCTGGCGCCGACGCTCTTCGTCGTGGGCGAGAACGACGCGCCGATTGTGCAGCAGAACCGCGAAGCCCAGCCGCGCCTGAGCTGTCCCACGCGGCTGGAGATCGTCCCGGGCGCGTCGCACCTGTTCGACGAGCCGGGCGCGCTCGACCGCGTGGCCGAGCTGGCGCGCGTCTGGTTCGCACGGAACCTGGCCGGCGAGGCGCAAGAGAGCGCCCCGACGCAGCCTGGCGCCTGA
- a CDS encoding polysaccharide deacetylase family protein, whose translation MVHLTIAAPAWAGSAQKAANQNLPGVVYHGPREDKRIALTFDACSSRRGDKVDQAVVDELIALDVPATLFLGGKWMRDEPAIVDRLAANPQFDLETHGYMHPHLTKLTSPEVQADLAKAESEFEGVLGRKPELMRAPYGELDARVAKVILDNGITPVQFDLPGADSTFSKATLVKWVVGQAKPGSIVVLHMNGHGKHTAEALPEIVSTLRKQGYTFVTVSELLGRPVPEIAEPILVSEQPKPSEAGPMCSDDDPESNPLLPDDDDAATDDTPEDAPAEDAPTVPGDQSAENTPRPVPEAGRRP comes from the coding sequence ATGGTTCATCTGACCATCGCGGCGCCGGCTTGGGCAGGCTCGGCGCAGAAGGCCGCCAACCAGAACCTGCCCGGCGTGGTGTACCACGGGCCCCGCGAAGACAAGCGTATCGCCCTCACCTTCGACGCGTGCTCCTCGCGGCGCGGCGACAAGGTCGATCAAGCCGTGGTCGACGAGCTCATTGCCCTCGACGTGCCCGCGACGCTCTTCCTCGGCGGCAAGTGGATGCGCGACGAGCCCGCGATCGTCGACAGGCTGGCGGCGAACCCGCAGTTCGACCTCGAGACGCACGGCTACATGCACCCGCACCTCACCAAGCTCACCAGCCCCGAGGTGCAGGCCGACCTCGCCAAGGCGGAGAGCGAGTTCGAGGGCGTGCTGGGCCGCAAGCCGGAGCTGATGCGCGCGCCCTACGGCGAGCTCGACGCGCGCGTGGCCAAGGTCATCCTCGACAACGGCATCACGCCGGTGCAGTTCGACCTTCCCGGCGCGGACTCGACGTTCAGCAAGGCCACGCTGGTGAAGTGGGTGGTGGGCCAGGCGAAGCCGGGAAGCATCGTCGTGCTGCACATGAACGGGCACGGCAAGCACACCGCCGAGGCGCTGCCGGAGATCGTCTCCACGCTGCGCAAGCAGGGCTACACCTTCGTCACCGTGAGCGAGCTCCTGGGCCGGCCGGTGCCGGAGATTGCGGAGCCCATCCTGGTGTCGGAGCAGCCCAAGCCGAGCGAGGCCGGGCCGATGTGCAGCGACGACGATCCCGAGTCGAACCCGCTGCTCCCCGACGACGACGACGCGGCCACCGACGACACGCCCGAAGACGCGCCTGCGGAAGATGCTCCGACGGTTCCGGGAGACCAGTCTGCGGAGAACACGCCGCGGCCGGTTCCCGAAGCCGGACGGCGGCCATGA